A portion of the Musa acuminata AAA Group cultivar baxijiao chromosome BXJ1-1, Cavendish_Baxijiao_AAA, whole genome shotgun sequence genome contains these proteins:
- the LOC135647662 gene encoding tubulin beta chain-like yields MREILHVQGGQCGNQIGAKFWEVVCAEHGIDATGRYCGDSELQLERVNVYYNEASCGRFVPRAVLMDLEPGTMDSVRSGHYGQIFRPDNFVFGQSGAGNNWAKGHYTEGAELIDSVLDVVRKEAENCDCLQGFQVCHSLGGGTGSGMGTLLISKIREEYPDRMMLTFSVFPSPKVSDTVVEPYNATLSVHQLVENADECMVLDNEALYDICFRTLKLTTPSFGDLNHLISATMSGVTCCLRFPGQLNSDLRKLAVNLIPFPRLHFFMVGFAPLTSRGSQQYRALTVPELTQQMWDAKNMMCAADPRHGRYLTASAMFRGKMSTKEVDEQMINVQNKNSSYFVEWIPNNVKSSVCDIPPTGLKMASTFIGNSTSIQEMFRRVSEQFTAMFRRKAFLHWYTGEGMDEMEFTEAESNMNDLVAEYQQYQDATADVEEDYEEEEEEEEEEA; encoded by the exons ATGAGGGAGATTCTTCACGTCCAGGGGGGCCAATGCGGCAACCAGATTGGGGCCAAGTTCTGGGAGGTGGTGTGCGCGGAGCACGGGATCGACGCCACTGGTCGCTACTGCGGCGACTCGGAACTGCAGCTGGAGAGGGTGAACGTGTACTACAACGAGGCCAGCTGCGGCCGCTTCGTCCCTCGCGCCGTGCTCATGGACCTCGAACCCGGCACCATGGACAGCGTCCGGTCCGGCCACTACGGTCAGATCTTCCGTCCCGACAACTTCGTTTTCGGCCAGTCCGGCGCCGGCAACAACTGGGCCAAGGGCCACTATACCGAGGGCGCCGAGCTCATTGACTCCGTCCTTGACGTCGTCCGCAAGGAGGCCGAGAACTGTGACTGTCTCCAAG GGTTCCAGGTTTGTCACTCGTTGGGTGGAGGGACGGGGTCGGGTATGGGGACGCTGCTGATATCCAAGATCAGGGAGGAGTACCCTGACCGGATGATGCTCACCTTCTCCGTCTTCCCCTCGCCAAAGGTCTCCGACACGGTCGTGGAACCTTACAACGCCACGCTCTCCGTGCACCAGCTCGTCGAGAACGCCGATGAATGCATGGTTCTTGACAACGAAGCTCTCTACGACATCTGCTTCAGAACCCTCAAGCTCACCACTCCCAGCT TTGGTGACTTGAACCACTTGATCTCTGCAACCATGTCGGGGGTGACGTGCTGCCTGAGGTTCCCAGGGCAACTCAATTCAGACCTCCGGAAGCTGGCCGTCAACCTCATCCCCTTCCCCCGCCTCCACTTCTTCATGGTGGGCTTCGCCCCCCTGACCTCGCGCGGCTCGCAGCAGTACCGCGCCCTGACGGTGCCGGAGCTGACCCAGCAGATGTGGGACGCCAAGAACATGATGTGCGCCGCCGACCCTCGCCACGGGCGGTACCTCACGGCCTCGGCCATGTTCCGCGGCAAGATGAGCACCAAGGAGGTGGACGAGCAGATGATCAACGTGCAGAACAAGAACTCGTCCTACTTCGTGGAGTGGATCCCCAACAACGTGAAGTCGTCAGTGTGCGACATCCCGCCGACGGGCCTCAAAATGGCGTCGACGTTCATCGGGAACTCTACGTCGATCCAGGAGATGTTCCGGCGGGTGAGCGAGCAGTTCACGGCCATGTTCAGGCGGAAGGCCTTCTTGCACTGGTATACAGGGGAAGGGATGGACGAGATGGAGTTCACGGAGGCGGAGAGCAATATGAACGACCTGGTGGCGGAGTATCAGCAGTATCAGGACGCGACGGCGGATGTGGAGGAGGAttacgaggaagaggaagaggaagaggaggaggaggcctga
- the LOC135584060 gene encoding PRA1 family protein A1-like, which yields MDWGNVTTEDLIDALREVDWSSPPRPVSEFFSRFTLPRSYSKWNSRLKCNLYYYRTNYFLLIIFVLGLGFLRKPLAIIAAFLTGLSIAFLNDSFAVCFNEKVTRTVRQFSPHLAAKLRPPMTPVLRARSSAKRAIHICGCRRWVFVLIFSAASCILWLTSCNLLTILWALVIGLLAILLHASFRTPNLKARLNTFREEFRAVWRNYSEL from the exons ATGGATTGGGGCAACGTCACGACGGAGGATCTGATCGACGCCCTCCGAGAGGTGGACTGGTCCTCGCCGCCCCGCCCTGTCTCCGAGTTCTTCTCCCGCTTCACCCTCCCCCGATCCTACTCGAAATGGAACAGCCGCCTTAAGTGCAACCTGTACTA CTACCGGACAAATTACTTCCTTTTGATCATCTTCGTCCTAG GGTTGGGATTTCTTAGGAAACCTCTTGCAATTATTGCTGCTTTTCTGACAGGCCTAAGCATTGCTTTCCTAAATGATAG CTTTGCAGTTTGTTTCAATGAGAAAGTGACAAGGACTGTTAGGCAGTTCTCTCCACATCTGGCTGCAAAGTTGAGGCCACCTATGAC GCCTGTTCTTCGTGCACGGTCATCTGCAAAAAGGGCAATTCATATATGTGGATGTCGTCGCTGGGTGTTTGTCTTAATATTCTCAGCAG CTAGTTGCATCCTCTGGTTGACCTCCTGCAACCTCCTCACAATTCTTTGGGCACTTGTCATTGGACTGCTTG CAATACTGCTTCATGCAAGCTTCCGAACACCTAATTTAAAAGCACGTCTTAACACATTCCGCGAGGAGTTCCGTGCAGTATGGCGCAATTATAGTGAGCTGTAA
- the LOC103983285 gene encoding CASP-like protein 5B3, with amino-acid sequence MKVVFGSPGTWSGLLLRTGQWVFAGASIGVMLSAFGFSNYTAFCYLIASMGLQALWSLGLACLDIYALKVKRDLHNPLLVSLFVVGDWVTAALSLAAACSSAGVTVLFVRDTDFCKAYPQFSCGRYQISTTMAFITWLLVATSSLVMFWILTSA; translated from the exons ATGAAGGTGGTCTTTGGGAGCCCGGGGACGTGGAGCGGGCTGCTGCTGAGGACTGGGCAGTGGGTTTTCGCCGGGGCTTCCATCGGGGTGATGCTCTCCGCCTTCGGCTTCTCCAATTACACCGCTTTCTG CTACTTGATTGCTTCTATGGGACTACAAGCTCTATGGAGTTTGGGTCTTGCATGCCTAGATATCTATGCTCTAAAGGTGAAAAGAGATTTGCACAACCCTTTGCTAGTAAGTTTGTTCGTGGTGGGTGATTGG GTAACGGCAGCTCTGTCACTTGCGGCGGCATGCTCGTCGGCAGGTGTGACGGTTTTGTTCGTGAGGGACACAGATTTCTGCAAAGCATATCCTCAGTTCTCATGTGGCAGATACCAAATTTCCACTACCATGGCATTCATCACATGGCTGTTAGTTGCAACATCTTCCCTAGTCATGTTTTGGATCTTGACATCTGCTTAA